A stretch of the Kushneria konosiri genome encodes the following:
- a CDS encoding PilX N-terminal domain-containing pilus assembly protein: protein MVSDHRQKGFTLVIGLMLLAAMTLLAVSLVQRGLLDTRLAHYAETGVQDFQQQDGQIETQLAQLDTLMPVYLTRQCSKEVVPPEAGAQLSVQRLCLENEQVGLSSAVREQLERRYATSLANTESQALQRYRYFNLRIVPENFQSSRDQSRGVYQGVVTLSTGGAP, encoded by the coding sequence ATGGTTTCTGATCACCGCCAGAAAGGCTTTACGCTGGTCATCGGGTTGATGTTGCTGGCCGCCATGACGCTGCTGGCCGTATCGCTGGTCCAGCGAGGACTACTGGATACTCGCCTGGCCCATTATGCCGAGACCGGCGTACAGGACTTTCAGCAGCAGGATGGCCAGATCGAGACACAGCTGGCGCAGCTCGACACGCTCATGCCTGTCTATCTGACTCGTCAATGCAGCAAGGAGGTGGTGCCGCCCGAGGCTGGAGCACAGCTGAGCGTGCAGCGACTGTGTCTTGAAAATGAGCAGGTGGGGCTTTCCAGTGCCGTGCGTGAACAGCTTGAGCGGCGCTATGCCACAAGCCTTGCCAACACGGAGAGTCAGGCGCTACAGCGTTATCGCTATTTTAACCTGCGCATCGTGCCCGAGAATTTTCAGTCTTCACGGGATCAGTCGCGAGGCGTCTATCAGGGTGTTGTGACGCTGAGTACGGGAGGTGCGCCGTAA
- a CDS encoding GspH/FimT family pseudopilin, translated as MRAQQGITLIDAVVAMALLALMIGWFIPSMQQWHANHLLDTQMRDVQGLIQQARMASLNHDRPWTLCGSRDGDNCDGQWKYLLVLDDRGHVRYRIKGDEHVTLRWKGLSETLVFHPRLSSSILNGTFYLCHKQQGRKLIINRLGRLRFQDIDKSDCQTT; from the coding sequence GTGCGAGCTCAGCAGGGGATTACCCTGATCGATGCCGTGGTGGCCATGGCCCTTCTGGCACTGATGATCGGTTGGTTCATCCCTTCCATGCAACAGTGGCATGCCAACCATCTGCTGGACACTCAGATGCGAGATGTACAGGGACTGATTCAACAGGCTCGAATGGCCAGTCTGAATCACGACCGCCCGTGGACATTGTGTGGCAGCCGTGACGGAGATAACTGTGATGGCCAATGGAAGTATCTGCTGGTGCTGGATGACAGGGGGCATGTGCGTTATCGCATCAAAGGAGATGAGCACGTTACCCTGCGCTGGAAGGGCTTGTCGGAAACACTCGTTTTTCACCCCAGACTTTCGAGCAGTATTCTCAACGGCACCTTTTATCTTTGCCACAAGCAACAAGGACGAAAGCTGATCATCAATCGGCTGGGGCGTCTGCGCTTTCAGGACATCGACAAGAGTGACTGCCAGACCACTTGA
- a CDS encoding PilW family protein — protein MALSPSSAHAQQGVTLLEMMIAMAIGLVVLSAVIVLYTQTARSFHQQHAMADLQVRGRMATQLLGEELRRTGFWGEVMSPARSGECSDMLEAVKIECALPVWGGTVAQAKVLGLVPQSAATIDHGAANPSAVVAVRYADHGNGTCLTLDASRQLTLAQPCQGNWHYRTGIYHLRMVDDAYSGEKVPALYVTQIEKPNSDERPVSSEIVRHVEAFEVEWGRDDTGDGSANQFYGSGAVAQWTAVDWDSVVAARIYMVMRSEKMAQPVPAREFLVAGHALTFGPDHYQRRLFVTTATLRNGRLRGAYGF, from the coding sequence ATGGCCCTTTCACCTTCCTCAGCGCACGCTCAGCAGGGAGTGACCCTGCTGGAGATGATGATTGCCATGGCGATCGGGCTGGTGGTGCTGTCAGCCGTGATTGTGCTTTATACGCAGACGGCGCGAAGCTTTCATCAGCAGCACGCCATGGCGGACCTTCAGGTCAGGGGGCGCATGGCCACGCAGCTATTGGGCGAGGAGCTGCGGCGTACCGGATTCTGGGGTGAGGTCATGTCGCCGGCGCGCAGCGGTGAATGCAGCGACATGCTCGAGGCCGTCAAGATTGAATGTGCCCTGCCTGTCTGGGGAGGTACCGTGGCACAGGCCAAGGTGCTTGGTCTTGTGCCCCAAAGCGCCGCAACCATTGATCATGGCGCTGCAAACCCTTCGGCGGTGGTGGCCGTGCGTTACGCCGATCATGGTAACGGGACCTGCCTGACACTGGATGCCTCGCGACAGCTCACCCTCGCTCAGCCCTGTCAGGGTAACTGGCACTATCGCACCGGTATCTATCATTTGCGCATGGTTGACGACGCGTACAGCGGAGAAAAGGTTCCGGCGCTTTACGTCACTCAAATCGAGAAGCCCAATTCCGACGAAAGACCCGTCAGTAGCGAAATCGTGCGCCATGTCGAAGCCTTTGAGGTGGAGTGGGGGCGTGACGACACCGGCGACGGCAGCGCCAATCAGTTTTATGGCAGTGGGGCGGTCGCCCAGTGGACGGCGGTTGACTGGGATAGCGTGGTTGCGGCGCGAATCTATATGGTGATGCGCAGCGAGAAAATGGCGCAGCCGGTGCCGGCGCGCGAGTTTCTTGTCGCCGGGCATGCGCTTACCTTTGGCCCTGATCATTATCAACGACGCTTGTTCGTGACCACGGCAACCCTGCGCAATGGCCGGCTTCGAGGGGCTTATGGTTTCTGA
- the thiO gene encoding glycine oxidase ThiO: protein MNASDVIVVGGGINGMMSVFKLIQQGFRVTLVERGQCAQEASWAGGGILIPLYPWRYRDPIARLDALAAPQWLTLANLLAETTGIDPQYTAHGIMHVRVEDADRARDWSARHDDMLVSLASSRAFEQLGPWVTPSLEPAFWLPERGSIRTPRLGQALRQWLLDHPRVTLIEHFEVTSLLTVNGRVEGVTGPRGRHLAPHVVMAGGPWTRQLLERHVLLAITPVRGQMLLFRAEKALLPSVMLMNGFYLIPRRDHHILAGSTFEDAGFDRTTTREGYARIHAMACEMLPALEKVEVTHHWAGLRPGSPDSIPFVGAVQEVEGLYINAGHGGNGVVLSPATADLLCAHVSGTPFPVDPTPYIVPCSG, encoded by the coding sequence GTGAACGCAAGCGATGTGATCGTGGTAGGCGGCGGCATCAATGGCATGATGAGCGTCTTCAAACTGATACAGCAGGGCTTTCGGGTCACGCTTGTGGAGCGGGGCCAATGTGCACAGGAAGCCTCCTGGGCCGGCGGCGGTATTTTGATACCGCTCTATCCATGGCGTTATCGCGACCCCATCGCTCGTCTGGATGCTCTGGCAGCGCCTCAGTGGCTGACGCTTGCCAATCTGCTGGCAGAGACGACCGGTATCGATCCGCAATATACCGCTCACGGCATCATGCATGTGAGAGTCGAGGATGCCGACAGGGCGCGGGACTGGTCTGCACGCCATGATGACATGCTGGTGTCCCTTGCTTCTTCAAGGGCATTTGAACAGCTGGGGCCGTGGGTGACGCCCTCTCTGGAGCCTGCTTTCTGGTTGCCCGAGCGTGGCAGTATTCGAACGCCGCGACTGGGACAGGCGCTGCGACAGTGGCTGCTGGACCATCCGCGCGTCACGTTGATCGAGCACTTTGAGGTCACCTCACTGCTAACGGTGAACGGGCGGGTCGAGGGTGTGACGGGGCCTCGGGGCCGGCATTTGGCACCGCATGTGGTCATGGCCGGCGGCCCCTGGACAAGGCAGTTGCTGGAACGTCATGTGTTGTTGGCCATTACGCCCGTTCGGGGGCAGATGCTGCTCTTTAGAGCCGAGAAGGCGTTGCTTCCATCGGTGATGTTGATGAATGGCTTTTATCTGATTCCCCGACGCGATCATCATATTCTGGCCGGCAGCACCTTTGAGGACGCCGGTTTTGATCGGACCACCACCCGAGAGGGCTACGCGCGGATTCACGCCATGGCATGTGAGATGCTGCCAGCGCTTGAAAAGGTCGAGGTTACCCACCACTGGGCGGGGCTGCGCCCCGGCTCACCAGACAGCATTCCTTTTGTCGGCGCGGTGCAGGAGGTTGAGGGGCTTTATATCAACGCCGGCCACGGCGGCAACGGTGTGGTGCTGTCTCCTGCCACGGCGGATCTTCTATGTGCTCATGTTTCAGGCACGCCATTTCCGGTAGACCCGACGCCCTACATCGTGCCTTGCTCAGGGTGA
- the pilV gene encoding type IV pilus modification protein PilV, with product MMFHTCIPAQRGFSLLEVLVAMVVLSLGAMGVMSLVLHAQQANEQALQRGRATLLVNDMLERLRANATREAMTVYNVGEHANAPIGAQQQQGSSDCRQTSCDSQALARFDLADWEQQIMQAQGQSYRLDGLPQAHACITVTPQTQRFDVTITLVWLGVGRGGVADTTVCGSSDITSARQGVTASSRYHPVRG from the coding sequence ATGATGTTTCATACGTGTATCCCCGCACAGCGGGGCTTTTCCCTGCTTGAAGTACTGGTGGCCATGGTGGTGCTCAGTCTTGGCGCCATGGGGGTCATGAGCCTGGTACTGCATGCCCAGCAGGCCAATGAGCAAGCCTTGCAGCGTGGCCGCGCCACGCTGCTGGTTAACGACATGCTGGAGCGGCTGCGTGCCAATGCTACCCGCGAGGCAATGACCGTTTATAACGTCGGGGAGCACGCGAATGCTCCCATCGGTGCTCAGCAGCAGCAGGGCAGCAGCGATTGCCGGCAGACGAGCTGCGACAGTCAGGCTCTGGCGCGTTTTGATCTGGCTGACTGGGAGCAGCAGATCATGCAGGCACAGGGCCAGAGCTATCGCCTTGATGGCCTGCCACAGGCACATGCCTGTATTACGGTCACACCTCAGACGCAGCGCTTTGATGTCACCATTACCCTTGTCTGGCTGGGTGTTGGCCGGGGAGGCGTTGCCGACACCACCGTCTGCGGCAGCAGTGACATTACCAGTGCGCGTCAGGGCGTAACCGCCAGCAGCCGCTATCACCCGGTTCGTGGCTGA
- a CDS encoding PP0621 family protein — protein sequence MARLIIVAALLWLGWLFYRRLKRQRQPQPPTPSSGEAMVRCAYCHVHVSRHDALEDSHVNELSRHLPSERHWFCCQEHQARFISNGPKPRRRSP from the coding sequence ATGGCCCGACTGATTATTGTCGCCGCCCTGCTCTGGCTGGGATGGCTGTTCTATCGACGCTTGAAGCGTCAGCGTCAACCACAACCGCCGACGCCATCCTCGGGAGAGGCCATGGTCCGCTGCGCCTATTGCCATGTGCATGTGTCGCGCCATGACGCGCTGGAAGACTCTCACGTCAATGAACTATCGCGTCATCTGCCAAGCGAAAGACACTGGTTCTGCTGCCAGGAGCATCAGGCTCGTTTTATCAGTAACGGGCCAAAGCCACGTCGACGCTCACCCTGA
- a CDS encoding PilC/PilY family type IV pilus protein has translation MSIGSFKCQVHWWVLMALVTCLAVSCVARADDVDIYLPAYQASGGGGQPQVMLIIDTSASMQTAVGSSTKSRLQVTKEIISGLVSKHPGINFSLSVFNDNGAYCNDSTCNIIQERYHGGRIVRSFTREARQSGSERLTLLDTISALQANTSTPLCETMAEVYRYIIGQDVVYGKDSGGVSPMRDSSAEDGNGYYHRPLRACENVYVIYMTDGVPQWDTNANAGIRQLTGQTCNLYNAVDPVDSTKESRQENCLPQLTRFMAERDLASNLSGPQHAYTFTIGFTTRQQLLQDAARPPPGISQGYYEASDRDGLDLAFSRILGSIIENETQTQRFSTVANIEGTENLGLVYAPGFLPRGYVPWTGNLKKFAVEASQSVNPVQRDLWSRGVSEIAAPGAVEQGGAGARLREQVLLGRNLYTDLGKSASFGLLARPGVDQTLDGDGIDAKALGVLNQAGYTPRQLADWVYGRDVTGESETDIRPWVMGDIVHSQPLAINYGCADGRSSCSVSDQRVRIFVGTNEGVLHAIDDVDGSERWAFWPRETAAIAVYRMLNTRPEYPWPDGAGGQQYLSQSTHYGIDGSPGAWLVYDRRSDADGQLHVKLEKAVLAFGFGRGGRGYYGLNVIEPDAPKMAWRTGAADWGQSWSTPVVATLADGRAVFLVGMGYDITAGTQADRGPARFGAGMAVIDAQSGVIVASLKGPKDSVPATMTPVDRDFDGAVDGAFFGDMGGNVWFADLQLGNDGLGRNRTTSDWQLYQVASLGRHDQAGIDRAFFNRANLVRTYLDQKPVDLLMLGSGNRANPLEADSQDAFYILDVSRWLDGSLKDPVPGILNNNALIEVLSQDSTYTLRAPVDQKGFLDVNAFHGWRLMLPAGAKVLSDASTIAGKTLFTTYQPEVPANMCMAARGASTLYGFSLPVWHDDGHQHEQREATVRSAKMGNYLQETPDLLIEGLRTRVLDSGRAQLVAEVLSDGDVPNTEEDNGCGQYDAEDETFRECLVAAPLWWYQQ, from the coding sequence ATGAGTATTGGCTCATTTAAGTGCCAGGTGCATTGGTGGGTATTGATGGCGCTGGTGACATGCCTTGCGGTGTCATGCGTCGCTCGTGCCGACGATGTGGACATCTATCTGCCGGCTTATCAGGCCAGTGGCGGTGGCGGGCAGCCGCAGGTCATGCTGATCATCGATACTTCGGCCAGCATGCAGACAGCGGTTGGCAGCAGTACTAAGTCTCGCCTGCAGGTGACAAAGGAGATTATCTCGGGGCTGGTCAGCAAGCATCCCGGGATCAATTTTTCCCTGAGCGTTTTCAATGATAACGGTGCCTATTGTAACGACAGTACCTGCAATATTATTCAGGAGCGCTATCACGGCGGACGTATTGTCCGGTCCTTCACCAGAGAGGCCCGGCAAAGCGGTAGTGAACGACTGACCCTTCTCGATACCATCAGCGCCCTGCAGGCCAATACCTCTACCCCGCTGTGCGAAACCATGGCTGAAGTATACCGTTATATTATTGGGCAGGATGTTGTTTACGGCAAGGACAGTGGTGGCGTCTCGCCCATGCGCGACAGCAGTGCCGAAGATGGAAACGGTTATTACCACCGTCCGTTAAGGGCTTGTGAAAACGTTTATGTCATCTATATGACGGATGGCGTACCGCAGTGGGACACCAATGCCAATGCCGGTATACGCCAACTGACCGGCCAGACATGTAATCTTTATAATGCCGTCGATCCAGTGGACTCCACAAAAGAGTCGCGACAGGAAAACTGCCTGCCTCAGCTGACACGTTTCATGGCCGAGAGGGATCTGGCCAGCAATCTATCCGGTCCCCAGCACGCCTATACCTTTACCATCGGCTTTACTACGCGACAGCAGCTTCTTCAGGATGCTGCTCGGCCACCGCCGGGTATTTCGCAGGGTTACTATGAGGCCAGCGACCGCGACGGGCTCGATCTGGCCTTCAGCCGGATTCTGGGCAGCATTATTGAAAACGAAACCCAGACGCAGCGTTTCAGTACAGTGGCCAATATCGAGGGCACGGAAAACCTGGGCCTGGTTTATGCGCCCGGTTTTCTGCCGCGCGGTTATGTGCCCTGGACCGGCAACCTGAAAAAATTTGCGGTGGAGGCGAGCCAGTCCGTCAATCCGGTCCAGCGCGATCTCTGGAGCCGAGGTGTTTCGGAGATTGCTGCCCCCGGTGCGGTCGAGCAGGGGGGCGCCGGAGCGCGACTGCGAGAGCAGGTGCTTCTGGGCAGAAACCTTTATACCGATCTGGGCAAGAGTGCTTCATTTGGTTTGCTCGCCCGACCCGGTGTCGATCAGACGCTGGATGGCGATGGTATCGATGCGAAAGCCCTGGGCGTTCTGAATCAGGCGGGCTATACCCCCAGACAGTTGGCGGATTGGGTCTACGGACGAGATGTGACCGGGGAAAGCGAGACCGATATCAGGCCCTGGGTCATGGGGGATATCGTGCATTCGCAGCCGCTGGCGATCAATTATGGCTGCGCCGATGGGCGCTCGAGCTGTTCGGTGAGTGATCAGCGCGTTCGCATTTTTGTGGGGACCAATGAGGGCGTACTTCACGCCATAGACGATGTTGATGGCTCCGAGCGCTGGGCCTTCTGGCCGCGCGAGACGGCAGCCATTGCCGTTTATCGCATGCTCAATACCCGTCCGGAGTATCCGTGGCCTGATGGTGCGGGCGGTCAGCAGTATCTGTCCCAGTCGACGCACTACGGCATTGATGGCTCTCCAGGGGCCTGGCTTGTCTACGACAGGAGGTCGGACGCCGACGGTCAGCTTCACGTAAAACTGGAAAAGGCGGTGCTGGCGTTTGGATTCGGACGAGGTGGTCGTGGCTATTACGGCCTGAACGTGATCGAGCCGGATGCACCGAAAATGGCCTGGCGCACCGGTGCGGCGGACTGGGGACAAAGCTGGTCCACACCGGTGGTGGCCACTCTGGCGGACGGACGCGCTGTCTTTCTGGTCGGCATGGGGTATGACATCACGGCCGGCACTCAGGCCGACCGTGGACCTGCCCGGTTTGGCGCAGGCATGGCAGTGATCGATGCCCAGAGTGGGGTAATCGTGGCCTCGCTCAAGGGGCCGAAAGACAGTGTACCGGCGACCATGACTCCCGTGGATCGAGACTTTGATGGGGCAGTGGATGGCGCCTTTTTTGGCGATATGGGGGGCAATGTCTGGTTTGCCGATCTGCAATTGGGTAATGATGGCCTGGGTCGGAACAGAACGACCTCGGACTGGCAGCTTTATCAGGTGGCCTCACTGGGACGTCATGATCAGGCGGGCATCGATCGCGCCTTTTTTAATCGAGCCAATCTGGTACGCACCTATCTGGATCAAAAGCCCGTGGATCTTTTGATGCTGGGTAGCGGTAACCGTGCCAACCCATTGGAAGCCGATAGCCAGGATGCGTTTTATATTCTCGACGTCAGCCGCTGGCTTGATGGTTCCCTAAAGGACCCTGTACCCGGCATACTCAACAATAATGCTCTAATTGAAGTGTTGTCACAGGACTCAACCTACACACTACGTGCCCCAGTGGATCAAAAAGGGTTTCTGGACGTGAATGCCTTTCACGGCTGGCGGTTGATGCTGCCAGCCGGAGCAAAGGTGCTATCGGATGCCTCCACGATCGCCGGCAAGACGCTGTTTACGACCTACCAGCCTGAAGTGCCTGCCAACATGTGCATGGCCGCTCGTGGCGCTTCAACACTGTATGGTTTTTCCCTGCCGGTCTGGCATGACGATGGACATCAACACGAGCAGCGCGAGGCCACGGTTCGAAGTGCCAAAATGGGGAACTATCTTCAGGAGACCCCTGACCTTTTGATAGAGGGTCTACGCACCCGGGTGCTGGACAGTGGTCGGGCTCAACTGGTGGCAGAAGTGTTGAGTGATGGAGACGTGCCCAATACCGAAGAAGATAACGGCTGTGGCCAGTATGATGCCGAAGACGAGACTTTCAGAGAATGTCTGGTCGCGGCCCCGTTATGGTGGTACCAGCAGTAA
- a CDS encoding EAL domain-containing protein — translation MLEIYEQIFANSDHRRLARWLRLRLRLRLRLRLGLFMLAYFLLAVGAMRLSIVEADMVAPWLAGPMAIGALVRLHPRDWGVPMVGIALADLMAQYLCHPPHDVLRYTFVNAIEILVGVFWLRWQFKGVLITSTISAFLSILLIGTFLIPLISSLMLASTGVRDGSGFFRIWWIHYLSGFLGMLVMLPVALKSSIDRWRALLSSNILNGFNAVLLLTVAVNAGIVCFFPDEVTWSIAMLLLGALLFDFFRSTLLNAVSVSSLAILVHFCQQDGTAHIDMFHYVTIVLTVLPALLLAMALHDFRREQSRLQQSEQRWKSALEGSGQGVWEIDLVHGQISASLEAHRLIGEEMGTSCSMVLWREKTHPDDVARVEQAFDAHIAGKTPLYVAEYRVRQRDGSYRWYQSRGKVMQFDELNRPLQMVGTLIDIHAARQVELEREQLARDLQEEKERLQVTLHSIGDGVIATDMAGKVVFMNPVAEEITGLNFSQARQCPLQEVFHLHGPDMAPQTLELVNTCLLRNEVCMSGDDAVLINKGQVPREINATVAPVRAAGGAPMGVIVVFQDLSRARELQRRLNFTDSHDALTGLYNRRRFEQAVDEVIDQKGVEPAILAILNLDHFRVINDSAGHLAGDALLIEIARLIEQYLGDRDVLARLGGDEFALLLHGRDIEASAAWVETVIEAISALRFSWEGRVHEVSVSAGLIPVDHQAESFGTLLSRVNVACYTSRQYGRNRATIYHPGQEDIEQYHRDIFMAAGLREAIENDRFVLFCQRIAPLQGEGNDYLEILVRMLGREGEIVAPGAFIPVAERYGIMAGVDRWVIERVLVHDGERMEQVLDGRSLSINLSANSLNDATFLPWLQEILSVSPLPPQALIFEITETALMNHLTLAVEVIAELRSAGCRIALDDFGSGLSSFGYLRNFVVDIIKIDGGFIRHVSDNAVDQVIVDAINQIAQRLGALTVAEFIEDSASVERLVKMGVNYGQGYYLHRPMPLEKLWLE, via the coding sequence ATGCTGGAAATCTACGAGCAGATTTTTGCAAACAGCGATCACCGGCGTCTCGCTCGCTGGCTGCGGCTGCGGCTGCGGCTGCGGCTGCGGCTGCGGCTGGGACTGTTCATGCTGGCCTATTTTCTGCTGGCAGTAGGGGCCATGAGGCTCTCCATTGTCGAGGCGGATATGGTGGCGCCATGGCTGGCCGGGCCCATGGCCATCGGTGCTCTTGTCCGTCTGCATCCGCGGGACTGGGGTGTGCCCATGGTGGGGATCGCGTTGGCCGACCTGATGGCCCAATATCTGTGCCATCCACCTCATGATGTTCTTCGGTATACCTTCGTCAATGCCATCGAAATCCTGGTCGGTGTTTTCTGGCTGCGCTGGCAGTTCAAGGGCGTGCTGATCACAAGCACGATCTCTGCATTTCTGAGTATCCTGCTGATTGGCACCTTTTTGATTCCGCTGATCAGCTCCTTGATGCTGGCATCGACAGGTGTCCGTGATGGTTCGGGTTTTTTCCGGATATGGTGGATCCACTATCTCTCGGGCTTTCTGGGCATGCTTGTCATGTTGCCGGTAGCCCTCAAAAGTTCCATCGATCGCTGGCGTGCGCTGCTTTCGTCAAACATCCTGAACGGTTTTAACGCTGTGCTGCTGCTGACCGTTGCAGTGAATGCGGGCATCGTGTGTTTTTTCCCTGATGAAGTGACCTGGAGCATCGCAATGCTGCTGCTCGGGGCGCTTTTGTTCGATTTTTTTCGAAGCACCCTGCTCAATGCCGTGAGCGTCAGTTCACTGGCGATACTGGTTCATTTCTGTCAGCAGGACGGCACCGCTCATATCGATATGTTTCACTACGTCACCATTGTATTGACGGTGTTGCCAGCGCTTTTGCTGGCCATGGCGTTACATGATTTCCGTCGTGAGCAATCTCGGTTACAGCAAAGCGAGCAGCGCTGGAAGTCGGCTCTGGAGGGAAGCGGCCAGGGGGTCTGGGAGATCGATCTCGTGCACGGTCAGATCAGTGCTTCCCTGGAGGCGCATCGTTTGATCGGGGAGGAGATGGGTACTTCCTGCTCGATGGTGCTGTGGCGTGAGAAAACCCATCCTGACGATGTGGCACGCGTCGAGCAGGCGTTTGACGCTCATATTGCCGGGAAAACGCCACTGTATGTTGCAGAGTATCGCGTGCGTCAGAGAGATGGCAGCTATCGCTGGTATCAGTCCCGCGGCAAGGTCATGCAGTTTGATGAGCTGAACCGTCCGCTGCAGATGGTCGGCACGCTGATCGATATCCATGCGGCTCGCCAGGTGGAACTGGAGCGCGAGCAACTCGCTCGTGATCTGCAGGAGGAAAAGGAGCGTTTGCAGGTGACGCTCCATTCAATCGGGGATGGGGTCATTGCCACTGACATGGCCGGCAAGGTCGTGTTCATGAACCCTGTCGCCGAAGAGATTACCGGCCTAAACTTCTCGCAGGCCAGGCAGTGTCCACTCCAGGAAGTATTTCATCTGCACGGGCCGGACATGGCGCCGCAGACGCTTGAGCTGGTCAATACCTGTCTGTTACGCAATGAAGTCTGCATGAGCGGAGACGATGCGGTATTGATTAACAAGGGGCAGGTACCGCGTGAAATTAATGCGACCGTTGCGCCGGTGCGGGCCGCGGGTGGTGCGCCCATGGGGGTCATCGTGGTCTTCCAGGATCTGTCACGCGCACGGGAGCTTCAGCGGCGCCTGAACTTTACCGACAGTCATGACGCCTTGACGGGGCTTTATAATCGTCGACGTTTTGAACAGGCGGTAGATGAGGTCATCGATCAAAAGGGCGTTGAACCCGCCATTCTGGCGATACTGAACCTTGATCATTTCCGCGTCATCAACGACTCGGCGGGCCATCTGGCAGGAGATGCACTGCTGATCGAGATTGCCCGTCTGATCGAGCAGTATCTCGGTGATCGGGATGTGTTGGCTCGATTGGGCGGAGACGAGTTCGCCCTGTTGCTTCATGGGCGCGATATCGAAGCGTCGGCGGCATGGGTGGAAACCGTGATCGAGGCCATCAGCGCCCTGCGGTTTTCCTGGGAGGGTCGTGTGCATGAAGTGAGTGTCAGCGCCGGACTGATACCGGTAGACCATCAGGCCGAAAGCTTTGGCACCCTGCTCAGTCGCGTCAATGTGGCCTGCTATACGTCACGTCAGTATGGGCGAAATCGGGCGACTATCTACCATCCCGGGCAGGAAGATATTGAGCAGTACCATCGTGATATCTTCATGGCGGCAGGACTGCGCGAGGCCATCGAAAATGATCGTTTCGTACTGTTTTGTCAGAGGATCGCCCCCCTGCAGGGGGAGGGCAATGATTATCTGGAAATCCTGGTCAGGATGCTGGGACGGGAAGGCGAGATAGTGGCGCCAGGCGCCTTTATTCCGGTAGCTGAACGCTATGGCATCATGGCAGGTGTGGATCGCTGGGTGATCGAGCGTGTGCTTGTCCATGATGGTGAGCGTATGGAACAGGTCCTCGATGGCCGCTCGCTGAGCATCAATCTATCCGCCAATTCGCTCAACGATGCCACCTTTCTGCCCTGGTTACAGGAAATTCTGTCGGTGTCTCCTCTGCCACCTCAGGCACTGATCTTCGAGATTACGGAAACGGCACTCATGAACCACCTCACTCTGGCCGTCGAAGTGATTGCCGAGCTGCGAAGTGCGGGGTGTCGTATTGCGCTGGATGATTTCGGAAGCGGCCTGAGCTCTTTTGGCTACCTGCGCAACTTCGTTGTCGATATCATCAAGATTGACGGCGGTTTTATACGTCACGTGAGTGACAACGCAGTGGATCAGGTGATTGTGGATGCCATCAATCAGATCGCTCAGCGTCTTGGTGCGTTGACCGTGGCCGAATTTATCGAGGATAGCGCCAGCGTGGAAAGGCTTGTCAAGATGGGCGTGAATTATGGTCAGGGGTATTATCTGCATCGCCCGATGCCGCTTGAGAAGCTTTGGCTTGAATAA
- a CDS encoding sterol desaturase family protein: MGDVLIWVMLFLLAFAGMEFVAWFTHRYIMHGFLWCWHRSHHNERHGLFELNDLFAVIFALPSVVLIYNGLNGHAFQLALGLGIAAYGLVYFMFHDGLVHRRFPVPFNRQQRFWKRRIQAHRMHHAVETREGAVSFGFLVVRPINRLKRELAERRRF, from the coding sequence ATGGGAGATGTGCTGATCTGGGTGATGCTGTTTCTGCTGGCGTTTGCCGGCATGGAGTTCGTGGCCTGGTTTACGCATCGCTATATCATGCACGGCTTTTTGTGGTGCTGGCATCGCTCGCATCACAATGAGCGTCATGGGCTTTTCGAGCTCAATGATCTGTTTGCGGTCATTTTTGCATTGCCTTCGGTGGTACTGATTTATAACGGGCTCAATGGTCATGCCTTCCAGCTGGCCCTGGGTCTGGGTATTGCGGCCTATGGACTGGTCTATTTCATGTTTCATGACGGGCTGGTGCATCGGCGCTTTCCGGTGCCGTTCAATCGCCAGCAGCGCTTCTGGAAAAGGCGCATTCAGGCTCATCGCATGCATCATGCGGTAGAAACAAGAGAAGGCGCTGTTTCCTTTGGGTTTCTGGTCGTCCGTCCCATCAATCGTTTGAAGCGTGAACTGGCCGAACGTCGCCGGTTCTGA